From the genome of Gracilinanus agilis isolate LMUSP501 chromosome 2, AgileGrace, whole genome shotgun sequence, one region includes:
- the TLDC2 gene encoding TLD domain-containing protein 2 — protein MRGLRWRYTQLPTQPDDPLPGENEPEVMAQAMPTAQSPGIEEAWVPTLGESKVLHVEEFRQLIPHFPPRFSGHSWTLVYCTARDGFSLKNLYRRMEGQSSPVLLVLRDRDGQVFKWTGRNSFFVKGDLDLLVMGSGSGQFGLWLDGDLNHGGSHPCATFNNEVLAGQEEFFIQELEAWALS, from the exons ATGAGAGGGCTCCGATGGCGCTACACCCAGCTG CCAACCCAACCAGATGACCCACTGCCAGGAGAGAATGAGCCTGAGGTTATGGCCCAGGCCATGCCAACAGCCCAGAGCCCAGGCATTGAAGAGGCTTGGGTTCCCACCCTAGGAGAGAGCAAAGTCCTTCATGTGGAGGAATTCAGGCAG CTCATCCCACACTTTCCTCCTCGGTTCAGTGGCCACTCCTGGACACTGGTTTACTGCACTGCAAGGGACGGTTTCAGCCTGAAGAATTTGTATCGGAGGATGGAGGGCCAGAGCTCCCCTGTGCTCCTGGTCCTCAGGGATAGGGATGGCCAG GTGTTTAAGTGGACGGGCCGGAATTCTTTCTTCGTCAAAGGAGACCTGGACTTGCTGGTAATGGGCAGTGGCAG tggCCAATTTGGGCTGTGGCTGGATGGGGACCTGAACCACGGGGGCAGCCACCCCTGCGCAACCTTCAACAATGAAGTCCTGGCAGGCCAGGAAGAATTCTTCATACAGGAACTAGAGGCCTGGGCACTGAGCTGA